In Quercus robur chromosome 11, dhQueRobu3.1, whole genome shotgun sequence, the following proteins share a genomic window:
- the LOC126706808 gene encoding basic form of pathogenesis-related protein 1-like, which translates to MGLCKISLDFVFLIGITLVHLTLAQDSKEDYLNAHNAARADVGVPSLTWDDTVAAYAQNYANQRIGDCNLVHSGGKYGENIAWGSADLSGTDAVKMWVDEKANYDYNSNSCVGGECLHYTQVVWRNSVRLGCAKVRCNNGGTFIGCNYDPPGNYVGQKPY; encoded by the coding sequence ATGGGGTTGTGTAAGATTTCActagattttgtttttctcatcGGCATAACCCTAGTCCATCTCACCCTTGCCCAAGACTCCAAAGAAGACTACCTTAATGCCCACAATGCAGCCCGTGCAGACGTGGGAGTTCCATCTCTGACTTGGGATGACACTGTAGCGGCATATGCACAGAACTATGCTAATCAGCGTATTGGAGATTGCAATCTTGTGCACTCCGGTGGAAAATATGGTGAAAACATTGCATGGGGCAGCGCTGACCTCTCAGGCACAGATGCAGTGAAGATGTGGGTCGACGAGAAAGCCAACTATGACTACAACTCTAACTCTTGTGTTGGTGGGGAGTGCCTGCACTATACTCAGGTGGTTTGGCGCAACTCGGTTCGTCTTGGATGTGCTAAAGTGAGGTGCAACAATGGTGGGACATTCATTGGTTGCAACTATGATCCTCCTGGCAACTACGTTGGCCAGAAACCTTACTAA
- the LOC126706885 gene encoding basic form of pathogenesis-related protein 1-like, producing MGLCKISLAFVFLMGLTLVHLTLAQDSKEDYLNAHNAARADVGVPSLTWDDTVAAYAQNYANQRIGDCNLVHSGGKYGENIAWGSAELSGTDAVKMWVDEKANYDYNSNSCVGGECLHYTQVVWRNSVRLGCAKVRCNSGGTFIGCNYDPPGNYNNERPY from the coding sequence ATGGGGTTGTGTAAGATTTCACTAGCTTTTGTTTTTCTCATGGGCTTAACCCTAGTCCATCTCACCCTTGCCCAAGACTCCAAAGAAGACTACCTTAATGCCCACAATGCAGCCCGTGCAGACGTGGGAGTTCCATCTCTGACTTGGGATGACACTGTAGCGGCATATGCACAGAACTATGCTAATCAGCGTATTGGAGATTGCAATCTTGTGCACTCCGGTGGAAAATATGGTGAAAATATTGCATGGGGCAGCGCTGAGCTCTCAGGCACAGATGCGGTGAAGATGTGGGTCGACGAGAAAGCCAACTATGACTACAACTCTAACTCTTGTGTTGGTGGGGAGTGCCTGCACTATACTCAGGTGGTTTGGCGCAACTCGGTTCGTCTTGGATGTGCTAAAGTGAGGTGCAACAGTGGTGGGACATTCATTGGTTGCAACTATGATCCTCCTGGCAACTACAATAACGAGCGGCCTTACTAA